The Euphorbia lathyris chromosome 2, ddEupLath1.1, whole genome shotgun sequence genome includes a window with the following:
- the LOC136217608 gene encoding SWR1-complex protein 4 isoform X2: protein MDAKDILGLPKTPLSITQEKKSQPKKDSQRKPDGISREVYALTGGLAPLMPSIDTSQLKKRPPSDEKITWQWLPFTNSARKDNLQLYHWVRVVNGVPPTGDYSFAKYNKSVDVVKYTDEEYEKYLTDPTWTKEETDQLFDFCQRFDLRFAIIADRFSSSRTVEELKDRYYSVSRAVLVARAPSTGDVSGHYLLKEPYNVSQEIERKRALSMVLSQTKQQERKDAEVLSEAKRITESRMAARGGEESALHVASNAGPEIAETATNVDDTVSPAPNAQIASAAVATSASVIAENASTLATLRMLRVYSRTYALEQMVQAASSTAGVRTIKRVEQTLQDLGISLKPRVPTKAVCAEHLELRKEILTLLNLQKQLQYKEAEGSSFRESSYAEMPGTPKRPHRDQDRTFVPDSMSFGGERLVRKDQKRKGPGRLTEAPSSPAHKRPRKLKASDL from the exons ATGGATGCAAAGGACATTCTAGGATTACCTAAAACTCCATTGTCAATAACGCAAGAGAAGAAATCCCAGCCTAAGAAGGATTCCCAAAGAAAACCGGATGGCATTTCACGCGAG GTGTATGCACTTACAGGCGGTTTGGCACCTCTTATGCCTTCGATTGATACTAGTCAATTGAAAAAACGCCCACCATCAGACGAGAAG ATCACATGGCAGTGGCTTCCTTTTACAAATTCTGCTCGGAAAGATAATCTACAACTTTACCATTGG GTCAGAGTTGTAAATGGTGTTCCACCGACTGGTGACTATTCTTTTGCCAAGTATAACAAG TCTGTTGATGTTGTCAAGTATACAGATGAAGAGTACGAGAAGTATTTGACTGATCCT ACATGGACCAAGGAAGAAACAGATCAATTATTTGACTTCTGTCAAAGATTTGATCTTCGTTTTGCTATAATAGCTGACAGATTCTCATCATCACGAACTGTGGAGGAATTAAAGGATCGATACTATAGTG TTTCTCGAGCTGTACTGGTTGCTAGAGCTCCATCTACTGGGGATGTTTCTGGACATTATCTTCTCAAG GAACCATATAATGTTTCACAAGAGATCGAGCGCAAACGTGCATTATCAATGGTCCTTTCACAAACAAAGCAGCAAGAGCGAAAAGACGCTGAG GTTCTCTCGGAAGCTAAAAGGATAACTGAGTCACGCATGGCTGCAAGG GGTGGTGAAGAATCTGCTCTGCATGTAGCATCAAATGCTGGTCCAGAAATTGCTGAGACAGCAACTAATGTTGATGATACTGTATCACCTGCTCCCAACGCCCAGATTGCTTCTGCAGCTGTTGCAACTTCAGCTTCAGTAATAGCAGAAAATGCCTCCACTCTAGCTACCCTGCGCATG CTTCGTGTATACTCGAGAACATATGCACTTGAGCAAATGGTGCAAGCTGCAAGTTCAACTGCAGGGGTCCGGACAATCAAAAGAGTTGAGCAAACATTACAAGATCTTGGA ATTAGTTTAAAACCAAGGGTACCAACCAAAGCTGTTTGTGCAGAGCACCTTGaattaagaaaagaaatatTGACCCTTCTGAATCTTCAGAAACAG TTGCAATACAAGGAGGCAGAAGGTTCCTCTTTTCGTGAAAGCTCATATGCTGAAATGCCAGGCACACCTAAG CGTCCACACCGTGATCAGGATCGGACATTTGTTCCAGACTCTATGAGTTTTGGTG GGGAAAGACTTGTACGAAAGGACCAGAAACGCAAGGGACCTGGAAGGTTAACTGAGGCTCCGTCATCACCAGCTCATAAAAGGCCGAGAAAATTGAAGGCATCTGACCTGTGA
- the LOC136217608 gene encoding SWR1-complex protein 4 isoform X1 produces the protein MDAKDILGLPKTPLSITQEKKSQPKKDSQRKPDGISREVYALTGGLAPLMPSIDTSQLKKRPPSDEKITWQWLPFTNSARKDNLQLYHWVRVVNGVPPTGDYSFAKYNKSVDVVKYTDEEYEKYLTDPTWTKEETDQLFDFCQRFDLRFAIIADRFSSSRTVEELKDRYYSVSRAVLVARAPSTGDVSGHYLLKEPYNVSQEIERKRALSMVLSQTKQQERKDAEVLSEAKRITESRMAARGGEESALHVASNAGPEIAETATNVDDTVSPAPNAQIASAAVATSASVIAENASTLATLRMLRVYSRTYALEQMVQAASSTAGVRTIKRVEQTLQDLGISLKPRVPTKAVCAEHLELRKEILTLLNLQKQLQYKEAEGSSFRESSYAEMPGTPKRPHRDQDRTFVPDSMSFGVGISGERLVRKDQKRKGPGRLTEAPSSPAHKRPRKLKASDL, from the exons ATGGATGCAAAGGACATTCTAGGATTACCTAAAACTCCATTGTCAATAACGCAAGAGAAGAAATCCCAGCCTAAGAAGGATTCCCAAAGAAAACCGGATGGCATTTCACGCGAG GTGTATGCACTTACAGGCGGTTTGGCACCTCTTATGCCTTCGATTGATACTAGTCAATTGAAAAAACGCCCACCATCAGACGAGAAG ATCACATGGCAGTGGCTTCCTTTTACAAATTCTGCTCGGAAAGATAATCTACAACTTTACCATTGG GTCAGAGTTGTAAATGGTGTTCCACCGACTGGTGACTATTCTTTTGCCAAGTATAACAAG TCTGTTGATGTTGTCAAGTATACAGATGAAGAGTACGAGAAGTATTTGACTGATCCT ACATGGACCAAGGAAGAAACAGATCAATTATTTGACTTCTGTCAAAGATTTGATCTTCGTTTTGCTATAATAGCTGACAGATTCTCATCATCACGAACTGTGGAGGAATTAAAGGATCGATACTATAGTG TTTCTCGAGCTGTACTGGTTGCTAGAGCTCCATCTACTGGGGATGTTTCTGGACATTATCTTCTCAAG GAACCATATAATGTTTCACAAGAGATCGAGCGCAAACGTGCATTATCAATGGTCCTTTCACAAACAAAGCAGCAAGAGCGAAAAGACGCTGAG GTTCTCTCGGAAGCTAAAAGGATAACTGAGTCACGCATGGCTGCAAGG GGTGGTGAAGAATCTGCTCTGCATGTAGCATCAAATGCTGGTCCAGAAATTGCTGAGACAGCAACTAATGTTGATGATACTGTATCACCTGCTCCCAACGCCCAGATTGCTTCTGCAGCTGTTGCAACTTCAGCTTCAGTAATAGCAGAAAATGCCTCCACTCTAGCTACCCTGCGCATG CTTCGTGTATACTCGAGAACATATGCACTTGAGCAAATGGTGCAAGCTGCAAGTTCAACTGCAGGGGTCCGGACAATCAAAAGAGTTGAGCAAACATTACAAGATCTTGGA ATTAGTTTAAAACCAAGGGTACCAACCAAAGCTGTTTGTGCAGAGCACCTTGaattaagaaaagaaatatTGACCCTTCTGAATCTTCAGAAACAG TTGCAATACAAGGAGGCAGAAGGTTCCTCTTTTCGTGAAAGCTCATATGCTGAAATGCCAGGCACACCTAAG CGTCCACACCGTGATCAGGATCGGACATTTGTTCCAGACTCTATGAGTTTTGGTG TTGGGATATCAGGGGAAAGACTTGTACGAAAGGACCAGAAACGCAAGGGACCTGGAAGGTTAACTGAGGCTCCGTCATCACCAGCTCATAAAAGGCCGAGAAAATTGAAGGCATCTGACCTGTGA